A region of Streptomyces sp. NBC_01788 DNA encodes the following proteins:
- a CDS encoding NAD(P)/FAD-dependent oxidoreductase, producing the protein MTRPRILVVGAGFAGVACVRRLERRLSPSDADITLVTPQSYQLYLPLLPQVASGVLTPQSVAISLRRSRKYRTRIIPGGAVGVDLKAKVCVVRTLTDRVVDEPYDYLVLAPGSVTRTFDIPGLLDHAFGMKTLAEAAYIRDHVITQLDLADASEDPAERASRLQFVVVGGGYAGTETAACLQRLTHAAVKRYPRLNPALIKWHLIDIAPKLMPELGDKLGRSAQEVLRRRGIEISLGVSIAKAGPEEVTFTDGRVVPTHTLIWTAGVVASPLIATLGAETVRGRLAVTAEMCLPGHDGVFALGDSAAVPDLSKGGGAVCPPTAQHATRQGRRVAENLIATLQGQPLRPYEHKDLGLVVDLGGADAVSKPLGVELRGVPAQAVARGYHLGALRTNVAKTRVATNWLLNAVAGDDFVRTGFQARKAAKLKDFEYTDAYMTPEQVREHVEGARPRQM; encoded by the coding sequence GTGACACGACCCAGGATCCTGGTGGTCGGCGCAGGCTTCGCCGGAGTGGCGTGCGTGCGCCGTCTGGAGCGCAGGCTCTCTCCCAGCGATGCGGACATCACCCTCGTGACGCCGCAGTCCTATCAGCTCTATCTGCCGCTGCTGCCCCAGGTCGCCTCCGGGGTGCTGACGCCCCAGTCGGTCGCCATCTCCCTGCGCCGCAGCAGGAAATACCGCACCCGGATCATTCCGGGCGGCGCCGTCGGCGTGGACCTGAAGGCGAAGGTGTGCGTCGTGCGGACGCTCACCGACCGCGTCGTCGACGAGCCCTACGACTACCTCGTGCTGGCTCCCGGCAGCGTCACCCGCACCTTCGACATCCCGGGGCTCCTCGACCACGCCTTCGGCATGAAGACGCTGGCCGAGGCCGCCTACATCCGCGACCACGTCATCACCCAGCTCGACCTCGCCGACGCCAGCGAGGACCCCGCAGAGCGCGCCTCGCGGCTGCAGTTCGTGGTGGTCGGCGGCGGGTACGCCGGCACCGAGACCGCGGCGTGCCTGCAGCGCCTCACGCACGCCGCCGTCAAGCGCTATCCGCGGCTGAACCCGGCCCTGATCAAGTGGCACCTGATCGACATCGCGCCGAAGCTGATGCCGGAGCTGGGCGACAAGCTGGGCCGCAGCGCCCAGGAGGTGCTGCGCCGCCGGGGCATCGAGATCTCGCTCGGGGTGTCCATCGCGAAGGCCGGGCCGGAGGAGGTCACCTTCACCGACGGCCGGGTGGTGCCGACCCACACCCTGATCTGGACCGCGGGCGTGGTGGCCAGCCCGCTCATCGCGACCCTCGGCGCGGAGACGGTCAGGGGCCGGCTCGCCGTGACCGCCGAGATGTGCCTGCCCGGCCACGACGGGGTGTTCGCGCTCGGGGACTCCGCCGCCGTACCCGACCTGAGCAAGGGCGGCGGCGCGGTGTGCCCGCCGACCGCGCAGCATGCCACGCGGCAGGGCCGGCGGGTCGCGGAGAACCTCATCGCGACCCTGCAAGGACAGCCCCTGCGGCCGTACGAGCACAAGGACCTGGGACTCGTCGTCGACCTCGGTGGCGCGGACGCGGTCTCCAAACCGCTCGGCGTGGAACTGCGCGGTGTCCCGGCCCAGGCCGTGGCCCGCGGCTACCACCTGGGGGCGCTGCGCACGAACGTCGCCAAGACCAGGGTCGCGACCAACTGGCTGCTCAACGCGGTCGCCGGGGACGATTTCGTCCGCACCGGATTCCAGGCCCGCAAGGCCGCAAAGCTGAAGGACTTCGAGTACACC